TCCCTCAAGTTTGGCGCCGTTGTCGAGCAGTTCGTCGGGATTGCAGTGGGCATCACCGGGATAATTACCCGTTCCCAATTCGACGGCGTCCAGGTCGTGCGCCTTGACGCGATCCAGGGCCGCCTCCAGCGGAGACGACGAAAACAGTGCGGTGAGGACTCCCAGCTTCATGACAAGCAGCCGTGCTCGGCGAGGACGTCCTCGAGATACTGCCGGCTTTGGCTCAGCCAGCGCGCCGGGTCGCGATAGCGTCCGAGTTCGAACGAGAGAAAGCCGGTGTACCCGACGCTGCGCAGCGAGTCCACCAGATCGTGCCAGTCGATGATGCCCTGTCCCGCCGGCAGGGAGTAGCTGAGCAGCCCGTCCGAGTCCTTCGCGTGAACGTGGAAGATCTTCGCACCCAACTTGCGCACAGACATCGGCAGGTACTCCCGCTGCATGAACTGCCAACCTGTATCAAAGTTGCTTCCAAGCGCGGTGTGGGGAACATGGTCGAACAGCCGTAGGAAAGAGTCCGTGTGGCTCACGATGACGTGCGTGTGGCCTTCAAGGGCCAGTCGCAGTCCCTCTCGGTGTGCGATCTCGGCGCATTGCCGCACCGAATCCGTAAAGTTGCTCCAGATCGCAGACCAGTCGAGCGTTGGAGCGATCTGCAGGCAGAGTTTCGGGTTGAACTTGTCCTGCCCGCGCGCTTCGAGATAAATGGCATGGGGCACGTATGGCACCGGTCCGGTCAGCTCGCGCGGCCACGGCGACACCATATTGATCGTGTCTGTTCCCAGCTCGTGCGCGATCTTGGCCGCCTCGCCGAAGAACCCGAGAGACCGCTGCTTGCGCGCCGCGTCCAAACTCGCGAGGTCTCCCGCGAGCGCGTCGTAGACGGCAAATTGTGACAGGGTGAGGCCCTGCGAACGGTATCGCTGCCGCAGGTCCCGGATGCGGGCCGGCGTGTAGTACTCGCGGAGATCCTGCTCGGAGAACAGGATCAGCTCGACGCCCTTGAACCCAAGCCGCGCGACCGCATCGATTGCGTCTTCATACGGCGCCGCGTATCCCGGGCTCGTAAACGCCCATGCGGTACATCCGACTTTCACGATGTCACCCCGCCTCGACGAGCGAATTGCGTCCGAACCCGCCTAGATCCCGGGAGCCGCTACAACCGCGGCCGCTCGAACGTGGTCCGCAGCTCAACCGCGTGGCCCTCACGGGCCGATCGCTGCACAGCCAGCGTAATCTCCAGCACGTGGCGGGCGTGCGCGGCAGTCAACACGAGAGGCGTGCCCCGCTCCAAGTGCTCGACAAGGTGCTCTACGCCGGCCA
This is a stretch of genomic DNA from bacterium. It encodes these proteins:
- a CDS encoding sugar phosphate isomerase/epimerase family protein; this translates as MKVGCTAWAFTSPGYAAPYEDAIDAVARLGFKGVELILFSEQDLREYYTPARIRDLRQRYRSQGLTLSQFAVYDALAGDLASLDAARKQRSLGFFGEAAKIAHELGTDTINMVSPWPRELTGPVPYVPHAIYLEARGQDKFNPKLCLQIAPTLDWSAIWSNFTDSVRQCAEIAHREGLRLALEGHTHVIVSHTDSFLRLFDHVPHTALGSNFDTGWQFMQREYLPMSVRKLGAKIFHVHAKDSDGLLSYSLPAGQGIIDWHDLVDSLRSVGYTGFLSFELGRYRDPARWLSQSRQYLEDVLAEHGCLS